A window of Thermosipho affectus contains these coding sequences:
- the surE gene encoding 5'/3'-nucleotidase SurE — MNILVTNDDGVTANGILCLARHLSKKHKVTVVAPETEQSAVGHAITLRLPLWLRKIDINEDFEIYAVSGTPADCVKIGIDVVLKEKPDLLISGINRGNNLGTDVVYSGTVSGALEGAIAGIPAIAVSSFSFENPIYETAAKFILDFLEEFDINSIPQFTALNINVPSIPYEKLKGWKLTKQSKRMYEDYFEERKDPSGGNYYWMMGNIIENDPDPKADYKVLTQNFVSVTPISVFLTNEEYLKRLEERYEDKAIR; from the coding sequence ATGAACATCTTGGTAACAAATGACGATGGGGTAACGGCAAATGGCATATTGTGTCTTGCAAGACATTTAAGCAAAAAACACAAAGTAACCGTAGTTGCGCCTGAAACGGAACAAAGCGCTGTAGGACATGCAATAACGTTGAGGCTTCCTTTGTGGCTTAGAAAAATAGATATAAACGAAGATTTTGAAATTTACGCAGTTTCTGGTACTCCTGCAGATTGTGTAAAGATAGGTATAGATGTCGTATTAAAGGAAAAACCAGATTTACTAATCAGTGGAATAAACAGGGGAAACAACTTGGGAACGGATGTGGTGTATTCTGGAACGGTAAGTGGCGCGCTAGAAGGTGCTATAGCGGGAATTCCAGCCATAGCCGTATCAAGTTTTAGTTTTGAAAATCCCATATATGAAACAGCGGCAAAGTTTATACTAGATTTTCTAGAAGAATTTGATATTAATTCCATACCGCAATTTACCGCATTAAACATAAACGTACCTTCCATCCCTTACGAAAAACTTAAAGGTTGGAAACTAACAAAACAAAGCAAGAGAATGTATGAAGACTACTTTGAAGAACGAAAAGACCCATCCGGTGGAAATTATTACTGGATGATGGGAAACATAATAGAAAATGACCCAGATCCAAAAGCAGATTACAAAGTACTAACCCAAAATTTCGTATCGGTAACTCCAATTAGTGTATTTTTGACAAACGAAGAATATCTAAAGCGATTGGAGGAAAGGTATGAAGATAAGGCTATACGGTGA
- the def gene encoding peptide deformylase: MKIRLYGDPILRKKAKKVEDFEYLQSIKDDMLKTMYIEDGVGLAAPQVGISLRFFVMDDGNGPLFVVNPEILEHSTEKEIGEEGCLSLPGIFADVERYKWVKLKFQDEYGKVQTKLFEGYSARIVQHERDHLDGILFIDHLPTTVKRRLSPELSKIMRMRLEETK, encoded by the coding sequence ATGAAGATAAGGCTATACGGTGATCCAATTCTTAGGAAAAAGGCAAAAAAAGTTGAAGATTTTGAATACTTACAAAGTATAAAAGATGATATGTTAAAAACTATGTACATAGAAGATGGTGTGGGACTTGCCGCGCCGCAAGTGGGTATTTCTTTAAGATTTTTTGTTATGGATGATGGAAATGGACCACTTTTTGTTGTAAACCCCGAAATACTGGAACATTCAACTGAAAAAGAAATTGGAGAAGAGGGATGTCTAAGTCTTCCGGGTATTTTTGCCGATGTTGAAAGGTATAAATGGGTTAAATTGAAATTTCAAGACGAATATGGAAAAGTTCAGACGAAGTTGTTTGAAGGATACAGTGCAAGAATAGTACAACACGAAAGAGATCACCTTGATGGTATATTATTTATCGATCACCTTCCAACCACTGTAAAAAGACGACTTTCTCCTGAGCTTTCCAAAATAATGAGGATGAGATTGGAGGAAACAAAGTGA
- a CDS encoding DEAD/DEAH box helicase, with translation MNFEDFNLSEKTLRAIYEKGFETPTPVQEKVIPILLKKEKNLIVQAKTGTGKTAAFGIPLIELLENKGYVQAIILTPTRELALQVSEEINSLKRKRLKILPIYGGQSIKRQIDHLKRGVDIVVGTPGRILDHLERKTIDLSKVEYFILDEADEMLDMGFIDDVEKILKNTNGEKFFLMFSATIPKRIIDLAKKYIKNYEVIKILDKQLTTNLTEQIYIELNESDKFEALCRIIDVEDDFYGMVFCRTKVEVDTVSSKLIERGYDAEALHGDFSQYQRERVLKKFKEKKINILVATDVAARGIDITGLSHVINYSIPLNPEHYVHRIGRTGRAGKEGIAITFVTPKEYRQLFRIKKFSKAKIKEGKIPSVEQIIKARSEKIKKDILNHNKNIQKVYYNLADELLEHAEPREVVAKLLSTAFKSLNPENYKKVSPTSKAKEVVRLFIAKGKQAGLTKKDLVKFIVEKTNINPKVISDVLVLDKFSFITVPYKEAEIILSIFKKRGRRSLISKAKERN, from the coding sequence GTGAACTTTGAAGATTTTAACTTAAGTGAAAAGACGCTTCGCGCAATTTACGAGAAAGGATTTGAAACACCAACACCTGTGCAAGAAAAGGTAATACCTATACTGCTAAAAAAGGAAAAGAATTTAATTGTACAGGCAAAGACAGGCACGGGAAAGACTGCGGCATTTGGAATACCACTCATAGAACTTTTGGAAAACAAGGGGTATGTCCAAGCGATTATACTCACCCCTACACGTGAACTGGCACTGCAAGTTTCAGAGGAGATAAACTCTTTAAAAAGGAAGAGGCTCAAGATACTTCCCATATACGGAGGACAGTCTATAAAGAGGCAAATAGACCATCTAAAAAGAGGTGTTGATATAGTAGTTGGTACACCGGGAAGGATCCTTGACCATCTAGAAAGAAAGACGATAGACCTTTCAAAAGTAGAGTACTTTATCTTAGATGAAGCAGATGAAATGCTTGATATGGGCTTTATAGACGACGTGGAAAAAATACTGAAAAATACAAATGGTGAAAAATTCTTTTTGATGTTTTCTGCAACGATCCCAAAGAGAATCATAGACCTTGCAAAAAAATACATCAAAAACTACGAAGTTATAAAGATACTTGATAAACAACTCACCACAAACCTTACAGAACAAATATACATAGAATTAAACGAAAGCGATAAATTTGAAGCACTTTGTAGAATAATAGATGTGGAAGATGATTTCTACGGTATGGTATTCTGTAGAACAAAAGTAGAAGTAGATACTGTATCTTCAAAACTCATTGAAAGGGGATACGACGCAGAAGCACTACATGGAGATTTTTCACAATACCAACGTGAGAGGGTATTGAAAAAATTTAAAGAAAAGAAGATAAATATACTTGTCGCAACTGATGTTGCAGCACGTGGAATAGATATTACCGGTTTATCTCACGTAATAAATTACTCCATTCCACTTAACCCTGAACACTACGTGCACAGAATAGGTAGAACGGGAAGGGCTGGAAAAGAAGGTATCGCCATAACGTTTGTTACCCCAAAAGAATACAGACAACTCTTTAGAATAAAGAAATTTTCAAAGGCAAAGATCAAAGAAGGTAAAATCCCTTCAGTGGAACAAATAATAAAGGCAAGATCGGAAAAAATAAAAAAAGATATTTTAAATCATAATAAAAATATACAGAAAGTATACTACAACCTTGCTGATGAACTCCTTGAACACGCAGAACCAAGAGAAGTTGTAGCAAAGCTTTTAAGTACTGCTTTTAAATCTTTAAATCCGGAAAATTACAAAAAAGTATCACCTACTTCAAAAGCAAAAGAAGTTGTAAGGTTGTTTATAGCGAAAGGAAAACAAGCTGGTCTTACCAAAAAAGATCTAGTTAAATTTATCGTTGAAAAAACCAACATAAATCCAAAAGTAATAAGTGATGTACTTGTTTTGGACAAATTTTCATTTATAACCGTTCCATACAAAGAAGCGGAAATAATACTATCAATCTTTAAAAAACGAGGAAGAAGATCCTTAATATCCAAAGCAAAAGAAAGAAACTAG
- a CDS encoding OmpH family outer membrane protein, whose product MKKVGFLVVSIAILLSFVLLFAGGDTNQSPKIAYIDSNKVLQSYDKFITLQSKYQEDAQFYQKKLNELAAEINQMKKDGASEQELNKKLAEYTQKQQQYSQLLNNEYQPKFSQLEQEILQKIAEYAEIMGYDFVFNSKSMAYGSPKYDITDKFIEYLKSAQ is encoded by the coding sequence ATGAAAAAAGTGGGTTTTCTAGTCGTATCTATAGCTATTTTACTCTCATTTGTACTACTCTTTGCAGGGGGAGACACAAACCAAAGTCCAAAAATTGCATACATTGATTCAAACAAAGTACTACAATCGTACGATAAATTTATAACACTCCAATCCAAGTATCAAGAAGATGCACAATTTTATCAGAAAAAACTCAACGAACTTGCAGCAGAAATAAATCAAATGAAAAAAGATGGTGCAAGCGAACAAGAGTTAAATAAAAAGTTAGCAGAATACACACAAAAACAACAACAATATTCACAACTTTTAAATAACGAATATCAACCAAAATTTTCACAGCTTGAACAGGAGATACTCCAAAAAATAGCAGAATACGCAGAAATAATGGGATATGATTTTGTGTTTAACAGCAAATCAATGGCGTATGGCTCTCCAAAATACGATATAACGGATAAATTTATTGAATACTTGAAATCCGCGCAATGA
- the lptB gene encoding LPS export ABC transporter ATP-binding protein: MKIVCKDIKKRFGKKQVLNGVDLIVNTNEIVGLLGPNGSGKTTLFNIILGVVIPSSGKVFLNEKDITKVPIHKRARLGITYLQQETSVFRQLTVEKNLKLVIEHYDKDFGKIDTLLKNFGLLDLKNQMAFSLSGGEKRRLELARMMTLSPKFLLLDEPFVGIDPKTVKEIQKMVLELKKMGLGIIITDHSVDALKDIVDRLYVIHKGGIIASGEPSVVLNDEIVKKVYLGG; this comes from the coding sequence ATGAAAATAGTATGTAAAGATATAAAAAAAAGATTTGGAAAAAAACAAGTTTTAAACGGTGTAGATTTAATCGTAAACACAAACGAAATAGTGGGCTTGCTGGGGCCAAACGGTTCCGGCAAGACTACTTTATTTAATATTATATTGGGTGTAGTAATTCCAAGCAGCGGTAAAGTTTTTTTAAATGAAAAAGATATTACAAAGGTACCAATACACAAAAGGGCAAGGTTGGGAATAACATATCTTCAACAGGAAACATCTGTCTTTAGACAACTTACTGTGGAAAAAAATTTAAAACTCGTTATAGAACATTACGACAAAGATTTTGGTAAGATAGACACGCTTCTCAAAAATTTTGGATTACTTGATTTGAAAAACCAAATGGCATTTAGTCTATCTGGTGGGGAGAAAAGAAGGCTTGAACTTGCACGTATGATGACACTCTCTCCAAAATTCTTACTCCTTGATGAACCATTTGTGGGTATAGATCCAAAGACGGTAAAGGAAATTCAAAAGATGGTGCTAGAATTGAAAAAAATGGGATTGGGGATAATTATAACAGACCACAGTGTAGATGCACTAAAAGATATTGTGGATAGGTTATACGTAATACACAAAGGTGGTATAATTGCAAGTGGGGAACCAAGCGTTGTCTTAAACGATGAAATTGTCAAAAAAGTGTATTTGGGGGGATAG
- a CDS encoding NHL repeat-containing protein, producing the protein MKVILTFLFSIWGLFAPESIVVKNGDYFISQMGKLYVEDGSVLYMSKEKNEMLLKMVDPRGMFKEGKYLWIVDFDRLVRLDLSTGKYKNFFASSPKYLNDIVKYKEKYYVTDTYGNTVYKLNDEKLEVTYNLKRPNGITTDGEYLYIISFTSPAVVYKCDENKVIETYTLNEVKGGDGIVYADNMFFISGYTSKNVVIYNSSWKKIGEKNGFSSPADIYYSNGNLYVPDMKEGKIYVFKVENE; encoded by the coding sequence ATGAAGGTTATCTTAACTTTTTTATTTTCAATTTGGGGGCTTTTCGCTCCAGAAAGTATTGTTGTAAAAAACGGTGATTACTTTATTTCTCAAATGGGAAAGCTATACGTTGAAGATGGTAGTGTACTTTATATGTCAAAGGAAAAAAACGAAATGCTTTTAAAAATGGTAGATCCACGGGGAATGTTCAAAGAAGGTAAATACCTCTGGATTGTAGATTTTGATAGGCTGGTAAGGCTTGATCTTTCAACGGGAAAGTACAAAAACTTTTTTGCATCTTCTCCTAAGTATTTAAACGATATAGTAAAATACAAAGAAAAATATTACGTTACAGATACATATGGAAACACAGTATACAAATTAAACGATGAAAAATTAGAAGTTACATACAATTTAAAAAGGCCAAATGGTATTACAACAGATGGAGAATATTTATACATTATATCCTTTACTTCTCCAGCTGTCGTCTACAAATGTGACGAAAACAAAGTCATTGAAACATATACCTTAAACGAGGTAAAAGGTGGAGATGGTATAGTGTATGCAGATAATATGTTTTTCATATCGGGTTATACTTCAAAAAACGTGGTAATTTACAATTCTTCTTGGAAAAAGATTGGTGAAAAGAATGGATTTTCATCTCCCGCTGATATATACTACTCAAATGGAAATCTTTACGTACCAGATATGAAAGAGGGAAAAATTTACGTATTTAAGGTGGAAAATGAATAA
- a CDS encoding TIGR03936 family radical SAM-associated protein, translating into MNKYLIKFKKLGMYRFISGLDTISMIERTFRRTNLKMQFTEGFHPKPKFTYVDPVATGVIDWAFYLTIELLEDYNTSFVKEEIKNVQPPHFVVDKVLKKDVSLSKIRAYEFQIIARKNFNLPEKIVKKTKRGFREIPISSLENLKIIEKKDYIVINYIIEKENTFNPYIISDAVFLAIRKECYPSFLFEGSVLDEKNPRSG; encoded by the coding sequence ATGAATAAATATCTGATTAAATTTAAAAAACTTGGAATGTACAGATTCATTTCGGGGCTTGATACCATATCCATGATAGAGAGAACATTTAGAAGAACAAATCTTAAAATGCAATTTACAGAAGGGTTTCATCCAAAACCCAAGTTTACTTATGTTGATCCAGTTGCAACTGGGGTAATAGATTGGGCTTTTTATCTTACAATTGAACTTTTGGAAGATTATAACACATCCTTCGTAAAAGAAGAAATAAAAAATGTACAACCTCCGCATTTTGTAGTAGACAAAGTTTTAAAAAAAGATGTCAGTCTTTCAAAAATACGTGCATATGAATTTCAAATTATAGCAAGAAAAAACTTTAATCTTCCGGAAAAAATAGTAAAAAAGACAAAAAGGGGTTTTAGGGAAATCCCCATATCTTCTTTGGAAAATCTCAAAATTATTGAAAAAAAGGACTATATTGTGATAAACTATATAATTGAAAAGGAAAATACATTTAATCCGTATATCATTTCAGATGCCGTGTTCTTAGCTATAAGAAAGGAATGTTATCCTTCTTTTCTTTTTGAAGGGAGTGTATTAGATGAAAAAAATCCTCGTAGTGGATGA
- a CDS encoding response regulator, with protein MKKILVVDDSEVLRKITSFNLKKAGYEVYEAFDGVDGLEKMKDIKPDLIILDIMMPRLDGFGVLKEKKNIEEIKNIPVIILTAKGGAEDEKVAKSLGAQIVMTKPFSPSKLIEEVKRLISDD; from the coding sequence ATGAAAAAAATCCTCGTAGTGGATGATTCTGAAGTTTTGCGAAAAATCACGTCTTTTAACTTAAAAAAAGCGGGATACGAAGTGTACGAGGCCTTTGATGGGGTAGATGGCCTCGAAAAGATGAAAGACATAAAACCTGATCTCATAATATTAGATATAATGATGCCAAGACTCGACGGGTTTGGTGTTTTAAAAGAAAAGAAAAACATAGAGGAAATAAAAAACATCCCCGTAATTATACTCACCGCAAAGGGTGGAGCAGAAGACGAAAAAGTAGCCAAAAGCTTAGGAGCACAAATAGTCATGACCAAACCATTTAGCCCATCAAAATTAATCGAAGAGGTAAAGAGGCTGATTTCCGATGATTGA
- a CDS encoding PP2C family protein-serine/threonine phosphatase, which produces MIEKLEKLYLKLLEISKNPQKPYSSEEELWALVEEEINIITSEFLSYKQELESSTILIESQLEEISRLYEEISTLFEISKIVASNIETKQILMPVLITLKKAINFSCGIISINFDGKFSETIGECPNNIEEVLKDNLDENADIVFKETCKKLNNRSIIYKSISTASNKRMGYILVVGKESGTIFTAGDKKIIESAAQQIASSIEREIALREEIEREKLNQQIEIARSIQFNFFPKAFPQDENFDSFGESIPAIHVGGDYFDVFLKNNSLYGIVADVSGKGLPASLIMSSLRSAFKSLIESTNGDLLKTVTSLNNMLSYDVGDDKFVTAVFVKLNRDGALEVINAGHDPLYIVKDKITKINSTSIPIGMFEFMEFEMQRTQLSENTLIFAYTDGIPEARNINNEEYDFERLERLLSKIHILPAKDIVDSVEKDVFRFSQGALQHDDMTILAIKYLG; this is translated from the coding sequence ATGATTGAAAAATTGGAAAAACTATACCTAAAATTACTTGAAATTTCAAAAAACCCACAGAAACCATACTCATCTGAAGAGGAACTTTGGGCATTGGTAGAAGAAGAAATTAATATAATTACAAGTGAATTTCTATCTTACAAGCAGGAATTGGAATCATCTACAATACTTATTGAAAGTCAACTTGAAGAAATTTCAAGACTGTATGAAGAAATTTCAACACTTTTTGAAATAAGTAAAATTGTAGCATCCAACATAGAAACAAAGCAGATTCTAATGCCCGTGTTAATTACTTTGAAAAAGGCAATTAATTTTTCATGTGGAATAATTAGTATAAACTTTGATGGGAAATTTTCCGAAACTATTGGAGAATGTCCCAATAACATTGAAGAGGTATTAAAAGATAATTTAGACGAAAATGCAGACATTGTATTCAAAGAAACCTGTAAGAAATTAAATAATAGAAGTATAATATACAAATCTATATCCACCGCGTCAAATAAAAGAATGGGGTATATCCTTGTTGTTGGAAAGGAATCCGGCACTATATTTACAGCAGGTGATAAAAAGATTATAGAATCTGCAGCACAGCAGATTGCAAGTAGTATAGAACGCGAAATAGCTTTAAGAGAAGAAATAGAAAGGGAAAAGTTAAACCAACAAATTGAAATTGCAAGAAGTATTCAATTTAACTTTTTCCCGAAGGCATTCCCTCAAGATGAAAATTTTGATTCATTTGGCGAAAGCATCCCCGCTATACACGTTGGTGGAGATTACTTTGATGTGTTCTTGAAAAATAATAGTCTCTACGGTATAGTAGCCGATGTATCTGGAAAGGGGCTTCCCGCATCTTTGATTATGTCTTCTCTTAGAAGTGCTTTTAAATCGCTAATAGAAAGTACAAATGGCGATCTATTAAAAACAGTGACAAGTTTAAACAACATGCTCTCATACGACGTTGGAGATGACAAATTCGTAACCGCTGTATTTGTGAAATTAAATAGGGATGGAGCACTGGAAGTGATAAACGCGGGACATGATCCACTCTATATAGTAAAAGATAAAATTACAAAGATAAACTCCACAAGCATTCCTATAGGTATGTTTGAATTCATGGAATTTGAAATGCAACGTACACAACTTTCCGAAAATACACTTATTTTTGCATACACAGATGGTATCCCAGAGGCAAGAAATATAAACAACGAAGAATATGATTTTGAAAGATTGGAAAGATTACTAAGTAAGATTCACATTTTACCTGCAAAAGATATAGTCGATAGTGTTGAAAAAGATGTCTTTAGATTTTCACAAGGTGCACTACAGCACGATGATATGACAATTTTGGCGATAAAATACTTAGGATAG
- the efp gene encoding elongation factor P encodes MIDVGALSKGMYIKYDGDIYRVVDVNKHFRARGSGLIRTKLKNLSTGLMRDVNFNSGEKVEEAEVNFRKASYIYNDGEMYYFMDNETFEQYGIPESDIEDEKNYLVENTEVDLIMHDGKPLGIQLPTSVVLEVVETEPGFKGDTVSGGGKPAILETGLKITVPFFVEKGQKVKVDTRTGEYIERA; translated from the coding sequence ATGATAGATGTAGGTGCATTAAGTAAAGGTATGTACATAAAGTACGACGGAGATATTTACAGAGTGGTAGACGTTAACAAGCACTTTAGAGCAAGGGGTTCTGGGTTAATTAGAACAAAACTAAAAAATCTTTCAACGGGATTAATGAGAGACGTTAATTTTAACAGTGGTGAAAAGGTGGAAGAAGCAGAGGTTAATTTTAGAAAGGCATCTTACATATACAACGACGGTGAAATGTATTACTTCATGGACAATGAAACATTTGAACAATACGGTATTCCAGAATCCGATATTGAAGATGAAAAAAATTACTTAGTGGAAAACACCGAAGTGGATTTAATAATGCATGATGGAAAACCACTAGGTATACAACTTCCAACAAGTGTTGTACTTGAAGTAGTGGAAACTGAACCAGGTTTTAAAGGTGATACGGTTTCAGGGGGAGGTAAACCAGCAATCCTGGAAACTGGTTTAAAAATTACAGTTCCTTTCTTTGTGGAGAAAGGTCAGAAAGTTAAAGTAGACACAAGGACAGGCGAATACATAGAAAGAGCCTAA
- a CDS encoding Asp23/Gls24 family envelope stress response protein: protein MDFEQGSINISDDVLKEIAFRSFIEVLAPDEKDVKKLKKSIEIERTPDDNVIVYVRTVAPYGQSLVEFGKKIMKNISENIQRMTELQVSAVNVTITDVVEKIETTEEEE, encoded by the coding sequence ATGGATTTTGAGCAAGGAAGTATAAACATAAGCGATGATGTTTTAAAAGAAATAGCCTTTAGAAGTTTTATCGAAGTACTTGCACCAGATGAAAAAGATGTAAAAAAACTAAAGAAAAGTATCGAAATCGAAAGAACACCGGACGACAACGTAATAGTATATGTAAGGACTGTTGCACCATATGGACAAAGCCTTGTAGAATTCGGTAAAAAAATTATGAAAAACATATCGGAAAATATACAAAGAATGACAGAACTTCAAGTTTCCGCTGTTAATGTTACAATAACTGATGTTGTTGAAAAGATTGAAACAACGG